In a genomic window of Halorussus salilacus:
- a CDS encoding xanthine dehydrogenase family protein molybdopterin-binding subunit, with product MSSRPHAEAESGAETGTDAETEGEERFTGRGLRRVEDRRILTGEAEYVHDRAPEGALHMALYRSVHAHAEIEEIDASAAEDHPGCHLVLTAEDLKAEYNPMPAGLEGFEEWSLADGKTRYVGEPVVAVVADDRYVAEDAVDLVDVRYETLDPVVDPREAREDETVVHEAFGSNVADHEELAFGDPEEAFEEADHVVEGSYSWGRISGVPLETAGVVADYDDDSDSFDIDCNIQLHTLVDDTVYETLGYDPDDVHLDVPPDVGGSFGTKIAIHRYCCLAAMASKELNRPVAFVEDRIENLQGGDMHSTEREYDVKLAVDDDGTIRGLDFWFVDDFGAWPRYPVNQVLKPLSVLTNAYDVRDARYEYDLVLTNKTCQTAYRGFGVPAHLYALEMIVDEAAAEIGLDPDVLRRRNLIESDQMPYELPSKNVYDSGDFPAAMAHVRERIEQERDGGLLDPETVAEKREQGKYRGVRPTVHIEPGVSGSDWTDRQRSDREGLDDRDREDVAELPEHLRAEIRDDGTVRAYLATDSSGQGHQTLVTQLLADELGILPSDVEVSYLDSAEAPTEYGSAASRMAVMVSGAAQGLGRTLAENLEALASEVWDCPESEVTYRDGAVERAGGETLSLAGLAQRDRERPGDDRLTRASYDYEHPATQLADFDDALARKLPVYPTAAFAANAPVVEVDVQTGEVEILKFYSLRDCGTQLNPMIVEGQAHGGLAQGVGAALLEEFGYDESGQPQAITMFDYRLPSIENVPEMELDHSETPSPFTATGAKGTGEGGMIDGPASIACSINAALEPLGVSADRIPFTPDRVRERVRETERGE from the coding sequence ATGAGTTCGCGCCCACACGCGGAGGCCGAGTCGGGAGCCGAGACCGGAACGGACGCCGAGACCGAGGGCGAGGAGCGGTTCACGGGCCGGGGCCTCCGGCGCGTCGAGGACCGGCGCATCCTCACGGGCGAGGCCGAGTACGTCCACGACAGGGCCCCCGAGGGCGCGCTCCACATGGCGCTGTACCGGAGCGTCCACGCCCACGCCGAGATCGAGGAGATAGACGCGAGCGCCGCCGAGGACCACCCCGGCTGTCACCTCGTGCTGACCGCCGAGGACCTCAAGGCCGAGTACAACCCCATGCCCGCGGGACTGGAGGGGTTCGAGGAGTGGTCGCTCGCCGACGGCAAGACGCGGTACGTCGGCGAACCCGTGGTGGCGGTGGTCGCCGACGACCGCTACGTCGCCGAGGACGCGGTGGATTTGGTGGACGTGCGCTACGAGACGCTCGACCCGGTCGTCGACCCCCGGGAGGCCCGCGAGGACGAGACGGTGGTCCACGAGGCGTTCGGGTCGAACGTCGCCGACCACGAGGAGCTCGCGTTCGGCGACCCCGAGGAAGCGTTCGAGGAGGCTGACCACGTCGTGGAGGGGTCCTACTCGTGGGGCCGCATCTCCGGGGTCCCGCTCGAAACCGCGGGCGTCGTGGCCGACTACGACGACGATTCGGACAGCTTCGACATCGACTGCAACATCCAGTTGCACACCCTCGTCGACGACACGGTGTACGAGACGCTGGGCTACGACCCCGACGACGTGCATCTGGACGTGCCGCCGGACGTGGGCGGGAGCTTCGGGACGAAGATCGCCATCCATCGCTACTGCTGTCTCGCCGCGATGGCGAGCAAGGAGCTGAACCGCCCCGTGGCGTTCGTCGAGGACCGCATCGAGAATCTGCAGGGCGGGGACATGCACTCGACCGAGCGCGAGTACGACGTGAAGCTCGCGGTCGACGACGACGGAACGATTCGGGGACTGGACTTCTGGTTCGTCGACGACTTCGGCGCGTGGCCGCGCTACCCCGTGAATCAGGTGCTCAAACCCCTCTCGGTCCTCACCAACGCCTACGACGTTCGGGACGCCCGCTACGAGTACGACCTCGTGTTGACCAACAAGACCTGCCAGACCGCCTACCGGGGGTTCGGGGTCCCGGCCCACCTCTACGCGCTGGAGATGATAGTGGACGAGGCCGCCGCGGAAATCGGGCTGGACCCGGACGTTCTCCGACGACGCAACCTCATCGAGTCCGACCAGATGCCCTACGAACTGCCCTCGAAGAACGTCTACGACTCGGGGGACTTCCCGGCGGCCATGGCGCACGTCCGGGAGAGGATCGAGCAAGAGCGCGACGGCGGCCTGCTCGACCCCGAGACGGTCGCGGAGAAGCGCGAGCAGGGCAAGTACCGAGGGGTCCGCCCGACGGTCCACATCGAACCCGGCGTCTCGGGGTCCGACTGGACCGACCGCCAGCGCTCGGACCGCGAGGGCCTCGACGACCGCGACCGCGAGGACGTGGCCGAACTCCCCGAACACCTCCGGGCGGAGATACGCGACGACGGCACCGTGCGAGCGTACCTCGCGACCGACTCGTCTGGACAGGGCCACCAGACCCTCGTGACCCAGCTTCTGGCCGACGAGCTCGGAATCCTTCCCAGCGACGTCGAGGTGTCGTACCTCGACAGCGCCGAGGCCCCGACCGAGTACGGTTCCGCAGCATCGCGGATGGCGGTGATGGTCTCGGGCGCGGCCCAGGGGCTGGGCCGGACGCTGGCCGAGAATCTGGAGGCGCTGGCGAGCGAGGTCTGGGACTGCCCCGAGAGCGAGGTGACCTATCGGGACGGCGCGGTCGAGCGGGCGGGCGGCGAGACGCTGTCGCTCGCGGGTCTCGCGCAGCGAGACCGCGAGCGACCCGGAGACGACCGGCTCACGCGCGCGAGCTACGACTACGAGCATCCCGCGACCCAACTGGCCGACTTCGACGACGCGCTCGCCCGGAAGCTCCCGGTCTACCCGACCGCGGCGTTCGCCGCGAACGCCCCGGTCGTCGAGGTCGACGTGCAGACCGGCGAGGTCGAGATACTGAAGTTCTACTCCCTGCGGGACTGTGGCACCCAGCTCAATCCGATGATAGTCGAGGGGCAGGCCCACGGCGGTCTCGCGCAGGGCGTCGGCGCGGCCCTGCTGGAGGAGTTCGGCTACGACGAGTCGGGGCAGCCCCAGGCCATCACGATGTTCGACTATCGGCTCCCCTCCATCGAGAACGTCCCCGAGATGGAACTGGACCACTCCGAGACCCCCTCGCCGTTCACCGCCACGGGCGCGAAGGGGACCGGCGAGGGTGGGATGATAGACGGCCCGGCGAGCATCGCGTGTTCGATAAACGCCGCGCTGGAGCCGCTGGGCGTGAGCGCCGACCGGATTCCGTTCACGCCCGACCGGGTCCGAGAGCGAGTGCGCGAGACCGAGCGCGGAGAGTAA